TCGGAAAAGTTGGAGAGGCGCGGCAGGCGGATCACGGCCACGTCGAGCGGAGATGCGGCGCGGCGCTGGCCGAGCCGGTCGCTGAGGCTGTCTTCGTCGTCGATGTCGAGCGGCATCCAGGGCACCACGCCCGCCACGGGACGGCCCGTCAGTTCTTCCAGCTGCTTCAGACCGGGCAGAAGCAGCTTCAGGTCGCCGCGGAACTTGTTGACGATCGTCGCCTTGACGAGCGCGCACTCTTCCGGTTCCAGCAGCGCCAGCGTGCCCACGAGCTGGGCGAAGACGCCGCCGCGGTCGATGTCGCCGGCCAGCAGCACGGGGATGCCGAGGCGCTTCGCCAGCCCCATGTTGACGAAGTCGTCGGCTTTCAGGTTGATCTCCGCGGGGCTGCCGGCCCCCTCCACGACGATCAGGTCGTACTCGGCGTCCAGCTTTCGGTACGCGTCGAGCACGCAGGGCCAGAGCGCGTGCTTCATGGCGTAATACCCTTCGGCCGTGTAGTTGCCGTAGACCTCGCCGTTGACGATCACCTGCGAGCCCTTGTCGCTGGTGGGTTTGAGCAGCACCGGGTTCATCGCGTAACTGGGTTCGAGGCCGCAGGCCTCGGCCTGCACGGCCTGGGCACGGCCGATCTCCAGTCCCTCGCGGGTGATGAACGAGTTAAGCGCCATGTTCTGCGACTTGAACGGCGCCACGCGCAGCCCGTCCTGCCGGAAGACGCGGCACAGCCCGGCGACGAGCAGACTCTTGCCCACGCCCGACATGGTGCCCTGAATCATCAGCGATTTGGCCATTTGCGAAAATCCTTTCCCCGCTCGAAACTCGCGCGCGACGGCGCGCCGCGCGGCTAGTCAAACTCCGGTTCCTGCTCCAGTTCCGTCGGCGTTTTGCAGCGCCGCGCCGAAAAACGGATCAGCCCGTCATCGACCTCGAACAGGTGCAGCTTCCCCTTGACGGGAAAATATTCAACCGGCCGCGGATTTTTCAAAATCCAGCCCCAGATCCCCTCCGTCGGCTGGATGTCCGCCAGCGTTGCCACACAGACGGCCACGCCGGCAGGACACTGTTTCATGCCTTCGACCCCGAACTCCTCGACGATCCCCGGCTCGCGGTTCGTCGAAGCGCAGATCAGCAGATCGCCTCGGTAATCTGTCTTCCACGTGCGATATTCCACCTCCTTTTCCCCGCTCTCGATAAACCACGCGTACGGCTGGCGAACGGACAGAGCTTTCATGGCGAGACTCCTTTCGTTTCCCATTTTTGCCGCCGTTGCGATTATCCCGATTTTACGCTTGCGGCGGTCGATTTTGCGTCTATAATAATACATAACCAATAAACGCGCATTCATTACGGATATTAAGGTTGGCACAACCAAACAGAACAAAGAATTTGTTCATGTTTTTCGCTATGCCCCGATACGATGTCTTGCGGCAGGCACAGTATCTCTTCACGATGCCAAGACAGCCTGAATCTCCGGAGGCAACTTCACGCCGTCTCTCATCAGCTTGTGCGCTTGCGTCACATCATGGACGTTGGCGGAGGTCCCCGGTGATGGTATGGACATATCCGCTTCCGGCGTCGGCGCCGGCATGGACTTTCATGCCGAAATACCACTGGCCGCCTTTTTCCGTCGAATGCATTTCCGGATCCCGTTCGCCGTTTTGGTTCTTCGTTGAGCTCGGTACGCTGACGAGCGTTGCGTCGACGACGCTGCCTCCGTGCATGATCAAACCGGCCGTGTCACGTCTGTTCCGAATATCGTCGAACAGGACTTTGCCAAGCTCATGCTTCTCAAGGAGATGACGGAAGTGCAGCAGTGTCGTTGCGTCCGGTACCTGCTGCTGGAGGAAATCGATCCTCAGGAACGCGCGCATGGCATGGCTGTCGTAGATGGCGTCTTCGATGCCTTCATCGGACAAGTCGAACCAGTTCTGCATAAGGTACATGCGCAGCGTCGTCTCGACACCAAGAGGCCGGCGTCCGCGTTTGCCGGACGGGCAATGCGACGCTGTCAGGGCGGCCCGATCAGCCCACGGGATCATCTTGTCCATTTGCTCGAGGAACGCTTCTCTCCGGGTTTTTCTTCTGAGGTTGGCGTATCCCATATCACCGAAGCTGAGTTAGGTCATCTTCTATTCTCTTTTGACGTTGGGTTAGAACAGCTTAATTATACTCTCTCTTTGACGATTTAATCAGCGGTTCCGTAACTTCGTTGAAATATGGATTCAGAGTCGGCGGCAATATGATAAACTGTCGTTCAGCGGCTGAAACGCAGCGGCTTTTTCTATTGGAGGCGGCCGCGGCGAAAGCTGGAATTTTTAGAGACGGACGGTGAATGGAATGGCTTTGTCGGACACATTGCGCGGTTTGTGGCGTTGGTTTCTGGACGACGCCGGGCTTCTGGAGCCGGAGAATGGCGGCGAAGACGCGATGCCGGTTGGCGACGATACGCTCTTTGCCGCGCTCGTGGCGGCGGCGGAAGCGCAGAATGCCACGCTGCCAGCAGGAGACGAAACGCTTTTCGCCGCGCTGGTCGCAGCTGCGGAGGCGAAAAGAAACGAGCGCCCCGCAAGCGACGATACGTTTTTCGCCGCGCTGAACGCGGCGGCAGAACTGGAGAGACCGCGCCGCGCGCTCTCCGGGGAAGGAGCGGCGGATGGCCTGCCGACTTTGCCTGAAGAGCTGCCGGACGACCTTG
This sequence is a window from Pyramidobacter sp. YE332. Protein-coding genes within it:
- a CDS encoding ASCH domain-containing protein, which codes for MKALSVRQPYAWFIESGEKEVEYRTWKTDYRGDLLICASTNREPGIVEEFGVEGMKQCPAGVAVCVATLADIQPTEGIWGWILKNPRPVEYFPVKGKLHLFEVDDGLIRFSARRCKTPTELEQEPEFD
- a CDS encoding cobyric acid synthase; this translates as MAKSLMIQGTMSGVGKSLLVAGLCRVFRQDGLRVAPFKSQNMALNSFITREGLEIGRAQAVQAEACGLEPSYAMNPVLLKPTSDKGSQVIVNGEVYGNYTAEGYYAMKHALWPCVLDAYRKLDAEYDLIVVEGAGSPAEINLKADDFVNMGLAKRLGIPVLLAGDIDRGGVFAQLVGTLALLEPEECALVKATIVNKFRGDLKLLLPGLKQLEELTGRPVAGVVPWMPLDIDDEDSLSDRLGQRRAASPLDVAVIRLPRLSNFSDFSALDAADGVGVRYVENVRALGAPDLVILPGTKNTIGDMKWLRASGLEAAVKKLAASGAPVIGICGGYQMLGREIVDEEGVEGGGSIAGMGLLPVVTRFRPEKRRTRTTARAGSVKGVFAALSGAKLEGYEIHCGTTCRDDGAEPLLRLEDGAPDGCQRGSVYGCYLHGFFDSEACRRAVLGALARRKGVTLDARPFDWKAYKERQYDTLAQTLREHLDMALIRRLVDREA